The Oceaniferula marina genome includes a window with the following:
- a CDS encoding GH92 family glycosyl hydrolase produces MKKKSNQLYVMTSMLLALWSADAQGENTKNLAPLATVKGEGKHPMAVIDGIKQQSGSGEWIGHSPNAWYGWIQYPKLELNWKTPQKINKVVLYDRPTQNEHMAACVLKFSDGSEEHVVAVPNDGSPITVVFEPRTVKGLTLSVVDGIGSHIGLSELEVYYDPDARPLLKQKEFSDFVSYVDPTIETGRGRWFFCTPGSRPFGMVCASAYTRNKNQGGGGYNYNSTEILGFAQIHAWIMSGINIMPITGEVNANLGEKEWKSPFSHDTEVIEPGYHKLFLDRYKTQVEYTSTDRTAFYRLKYREAAKAKLLLQLGGFVGAASYVDGKAKLVSPTCIEGSHGMTDRLWGGPELSHVFYVMEFDRPVQRMDGWKGAAEKLNNIQEFTNPIPSGRLSQDKRKYLFKNLPEEQAGVSLAYDVAANDEVQVKIGISYTSIENARRNLASECPHWDFDRVRKDSRNEWNQWLGKISVKGGEEKTRVKFYTDLWHVLLGRHKIDDHSGDYPSYMGKAGKDKVVPLVIQTLPKDKEGKPKFHMYNSDALWLTMWNLNTLWGLGWPEMLDEFSASMVQYAKVGGRLPNGPSAGGYTGIMGGRPATSLITATWQKGLLNKIDEKDAYETMMRNHPARISKHAGRSVQDAFEYWALAQMAQEMGHGGDVIAFEPVINHWKTFYDPKQKLLNGRWVEANNWQGTFGVSHDIKGLSTLMGGNEILADILNQAFESEVASDFVYTYGKGKVSYANQPGCSNAHVFNYVGHPWLSQYWVRRVSRQAYGGVNPNVGYGGHDEDQGQMGGVSALMKLGLFSLRGTSSKEPIYEITAPEFDEITIKLDPRYYSGKTFTVKAYNNSLESTYIQKAKLNGKPLDTCWFYHKDFAKGGTLELWLGAEPNKAWGGAPNE; encoded by the coding sequence ATGAAAAAGAAAAGTAATCAACTGTATGTAATGACCTCTATGTTATTGGCTCTCTGGTCTGCGGACGCCCAGGGAGAGAATACGAAGAACCTTGCACCGCTAGCTACTGTCAAGGGGGAGGGCAAGCACCCGATGGCTGTCATTGATGGAATTAAACAACAATCTGGCAGCGGGGAGTGGATCGGTCACAGCCCCAATGCGTGGTATGGCTGGATTCAATATCCGAAACTGGAATTGAACTGGAAAACGCCTCAAAAAATCAACAAGGTCGTGCTCTATGACCGCCCTACACAGAACGAGCACATGGCTGCTTGTGTGCTCAAGTTTTCCGATGGCTCTGAAGAGCATGTCGTTGCGGTTCCTAACGATGGTTCTCCGATCACCGTCGTTTTCGAACCACGCACCGTCAAAGGGCTTACATTGTCGGTCGTGGATGGCATTGGCTCGCACATTGGCCTTTCTGAGCTGGAAGTCTATTATGATCCGGATGCCCGTCCGCTATTAAAACAAAAAGAATTCAGCGACTTTGTGTCGTACGTTGATCCGACGATTGAAACCGGACGCGGGCGCTGGTTTTTCTGCACTCCGGGAAGTCGCCCGTTCGGTATGGTTTGCGCATCGGCCTATACCCGCAACAAAAACCAAGGCGGCGGCGGATACAACTACAACAGCACCGAAATTCTAGGTTTCGCGCAGATCCACGCATGGATCATGTCGGGTATTAACATCATGCCAATCACTGGTGAGGTGAACGCCAACCTTGGCGAGAAGGAATGGAAATCACCTTTTTCGCATGACACCGAGGTTATCGAACCTGGATACCATAAGCTTTTCCTTGATCGCTATAAGACACAGGTGGAATACACATCGACTGACCGTACTGCTTTTTATCGATTAAAATATCGGGAGGCAGCCAAGGCAAAGCTGCTACTTCAGTTGGGTGGTTTTGTTGGAGCCGCCAGCTACGTTGATGGTAAGGCCAAATTGGTCAGCCCGACCTGTATCGAAGGTTCTCATGGCATGACCGACCGCCTGTGGGGTGGGCCGGAGTTGTCTCATGTCTTCTACGTGATGGAGTTTGATCGACCCGTGCAGCGCATGGATGGTTGGAAAGGGGCAGCCGAGAAGCTTAATAACATTCAAGAATTTACGAACCCCATCCCGTCAGGGCGGCTAAGTCAGGATAAACGAAAATACCTTTTTAAGAACTTGCCTGAAGAACAGGCGGGCGTCTCGCTAGCCTACGATGTAGCCGCCAATGACGAGGTTCAGGTGAAAATTGGCATATCCTATACCAGTATTGAAAACGCCCGCCGTAACTTAGCTTCCGAGTGCCCTCACTGGGACTTTGACCGAGTAAGAAAAGACTCACGCAATGAGTGGAATCAATGGCTGGGAAAGATTTCGGTCAAGGGCGGCGAGGAAAAGACACGGGTGAAGTTTTATACCGACCTTTGGCATGTTTTGTTAGGTCGTCATAAAATTGATGATCATAGCGGTGATTATCCCTCCTACATGGGTAAGGCAGGAAAAGATAAAGTCGTTCCCTTGGTTATCCAGACCTTACCAAAGGATAAAGAAGGTAAACCGAAGTTTCACATGTATAACTCCGACGCACTGTGGCTAACCATGTGGAATCTCAATACGCTCTGGGGGCTGGGGTGGCCGGAAATGCTTGATGAGTTTTCAGCTTCAATGGTTCAGTATGCGAAAGTGGGTGGGCGTCTGCCTAATGGCCCCAGTGCAGGCGGTTATACCGGAATTATGGGGGGGCGACCTGCAACGAGCCTTATCACAGCCACCTGGCAGAAAGGGTTACTGAACAAAATCGATGAAAAGGATGCCTACGAAACCATGATGCGGAATCATCCCGCCCGCATCAGCAAGCATGCCGGACGTTCTGTTCAAGATGCATTCGAATATTGGGCGCTGGCGCAAATGGCGCAGGAAATGGGACACGGTGGTGATGTCATCGCCTTTGAGCCCGTGATCAATCACTGGAAGACGTTCTATGACCCCAAGCAAAAATTACTGAATGGCAGGTGGGTCGAAGCCAATAACTGGCAGGGAACCTTTGGTGTCTCTCATGACATCAAGGGGTTGAGCACGCTGATGGGTGGAAACGAGATATTAGCCGACATACTCAATCAAGCCTTTGAATCCGAAGTAGCTTCCGACTTTGTCTATACCTACGGAAAGGGTAAAGTGAGCTATGCCAATCAGCCGGGATGCTCCAATGCGCATGTCTTTAATTACGTAGGACACCCATGGTTGAGCCAATACTGGGTTCGTCGCGTTAGCCGTCAGGCCTACGGCGGGGTCAATCCGAATGTCGGTTATGGTGGTCACGACGAGGATCAGGGGCAGATGGGAGGCGTTAGCGCTCTCATGAAACTTGGTTTGTTCAGTTTGCGTGGGACTTCCTCCAAAGAACCTATCTATGAGATCACGGCACCGGAATTCGATGAAATTACAATCAAACTTGATCCTAGGTATTATTCCGGCAAAACTTTTACGGTGAAAGCTTATAATAATTCGTTAGAAAGCACCTATATTCAGAAAGCCAAACTCAATGGTAAGCCGTTGGATACCTGTTGGTTTTATCACAAAGATTTTGCCAAAGGTGGAACGTTGGAACTTTGGCTTGGAGCTGAGCCCAATAAGGCGTGGGGAGGTGCTCCCAACGAGTAG
- the araD gene encoding L-ribulose-5-phosphate 4-epimerase AraD, translated as MNLDLKQQVVKANRALVSSGLVSLTWGNVSAIDRESGLIAIKPSGIDYADLNTEQLVILNLDGQVVEGDLRPSSDTKTHLELYRNFTSIGAVVHTHSPCATAFSQAGIPLPCLGTTHADHFYGEVPVARALTETEVKNDYEHATGVSIVERFRELNLVPMEVPAVLLQHHAPFTWGQTPLKALENSIALEMCAKMALMTWQLNPQSGPIPEHILEMHYSRKHGANAYYGQQD; from the coding sequence ATGAACCTTGATCTAAAACAGCAAGTTGTTAAAGCCAATCGTGCGCTTGTCTCATCCGGACTCGTATCGCTCACATGGGGCAATGTAAGCGCCATCGACCGCGAATCGGGACTCATTGCGATCAAACCCAGTGGTATCGATTACGCCGATCTCAACACCGAGCAACTTGTCATTCTGAACCTGGACGGGCAAGTCGTTGAGGGCGACTTACGCCCCTCGTCCGATACCAAAACCCATCTGGAACTCTACCGCAACTTTACATCCATCGGAGCTGTCGTTCATACCCACAGCCCGTGCGCCACGGCATTTTCCCAAGCCGGTATCCCCCTGCCCTGTTTAGGAACCACTCATGCAGACCACTTCTACGGAGAAGTCCCAGTCGCCAGAGCCTTAACCGAAACTGAAGTTAAAAACGACTACGAACACGCCACGGGCGTAAGCATTGTTGAGCGCTTTCGTGAGCTGAATCTTGTGCCGATGGAAGTTCCAGCCGTTTTGCTTCAACACCATGCTCCATTCACCTGGGGCCAAACACCGTTAAAGGCACTGGAAAACAGCATCGCTCTCGAAATGTGCGCCAAGATGGCTCTGATGACCTGGCAACTCAATCCGCAGTCCGGTCCCATCCCAGAACATATCCTCGAAATGCACTACTCCCGCAAACACGGTGCCAATGCCTACTACGGGCAACAGGATTAA
- a CDS encoding ribulokinase — protein MAQYAIGLDYGTNSCRSLIVDLADGCELGSAVFPYPTGQQGILTDTANPHVARQHPQDYLNGCETIIREAIAQATSASPDFNTHDIIGIGVDTTGSTVIPVDASGTPIAFQDRFKHNLNAHVWLWKDHTAHAEAEQITALAKQCRPEYLAKCGGTYSSEWWWSKILHLQTIDPEVFEAAHSFVEHCDWLPAVLAGDTTPETLKRSICAAGHKAMYNEDWGGLPDKEFLAQLSPSLANLRDRLYHCAYASDTAAGYLCSEWSTRLGLPEGIAISVGAFDCHMGAVGAGVKQKTLVKVLGTSTCDITVAPTDLPDIPGLCGQVQSSVIPGTMGIEAGQSAVGDIFLWFVNQLVPEKYGSTMDEKFAAMEARIAHLGAGASGLLALDWNNGNRSVLTDVRLSGLVLGQTLHTEAHEIYQAYIEATAFGALTIIKRMEDHGLSIDEVVTTGGLPLKNATLMQIYANVLGRPMKVSMSEQTCALGAAIFGALASGHSEIKELQSNIVTYHDTVYHPDPENHAIYQKLYALYQTMHDAFGDSQWQGSLAHVMKELISIRETQRKHN, from the coding sequence ATGGCTCAATACGCAATAGGACTCGATTACGGAACCAACTCATGCCGCTCACTGATCGTCGATCTTGCCGATGGCTGTGAGTTAGGATCCGCGGTGTTCCCCTACCCGACTGGACAGCAAGGCATTTTAACCGACACGGCAAACCCGCACGTCGCACGCCAGCATCCTCAGGACTACCTGAATGGTTGTGAAACAATTATCAGGGAAGCCATCGCTCAAGCAACCTCTGCAAGTCCCGATTTTAACACCCATGACATTATCGGTATCGGCGTGGATACAACCGGATCCACAGTCATCCCGGTCGACGCATCAGGGACCCCTATCGCCTTTCAAGACAGATTCAAACATAACCTCAATGCGCATGTCTGGCTTTGGAAAGACCATACAGCGCACGCGGAGGCGGAACAAATCACAGCCTTGGCAAAACAATGCCGCCCGGAATACCTCGCCAAATGTGGTGGCACCTACTCCTCCGAATGGTGGTGGTCAAAAATCCTTCACCTTCAAACAATCGATCCCGAAGTCTTCGAGGCCGCTCACTCCTTTGTTGAACATTGTGACTGGTTGCCGGCGGTCCTTGCAGGTGATACCACACCGGAAACACTAAAGCGTTCGATTTGTGCCGCAGGGCATAAGGCGATGTACAACGAAGATTGGGGAGGTCTGCCCGACAAAGAATTTCTGGCTCAGCTCTCCCCCTCACTGGCAAACCTGAGAGACCGCCTTTATCATTGCGCCTATGCCTCAGACACTGCCGCGGGTTACCTGTGCTCGGAATGGTCAACTCGACTAGGTCTCCCGGAAGGCATTGCCATTTCTGTCGGTGCCTTTGATTGTCACATGGGAGCCGTCGGCGCTGGCGTTAAACAAAAGACCTTGGTCAAAGTCCTTGGAACATCTACCTGTGATATCACCGTAGCCCCAACTGACCTACCGGATATCCCGGGACTTTGCGGGCAAGTTCAATCATCCGTTATTCCCGGCACCATGGGAATCGAAGCCGGTCAATCCGCCGTGGGAGATATTTTTCTCTGGTTCGTAAACCAATTGGTTCCCGAAAAATATGGATCCACCATGGATGAAAAATTTGCTGCGATGGAAGCTCGTATAGCTCATCTTGGCGCGGGAGCATCCGGATTGTTAGCTCTCGACTGGAATAATGGCAACCGCTCTGTTTTAACCGATGTCCGCCTCTCTGGCTTAGTGCTCGGACAAACGCTACATACCGAAGCTCACGAAATTTATCAGGCCTACATCGAAGCCACAGCCTTCGGTGCCCTCACCATCATCAAGCGGATGGAAGATCATGGGCTGTCCATCGACGAAGTGGTTACGACAGGCGGGCTTCCGCTGAAAAATGCCACCCTGATGCAAATCTACGCAAATGTGCTAGGTCGACCAATGAAGGTATCCATGAGTGAACAGACCTGTGCTCTGGGTGCCGCCATTTTTGGGGCACTGGCATCTGGTCATTCAGAAATCAAGGAGCTACAATCCAATATAGTCACTTACCACGACACCGTTTATCATCCTGATCCTGAAAACCACGCCATTTATCAGAAGCTCTACGCCCTCTATCAAACCATGCATGACGCTTTTGGTGACTCCCAGTGGCAAGGCTCACTCGCCCATGTGATGAAAGAACTCATATCCATCAGGGAAACACAACGCAAACACAACTAA
- a CDS encoding alpha/beta fold hydrolase has protein sequence MPIHSTHQFNMHYEVHQQSNTSQTPVICIMGITAPGSVWEAHVEVWSQQFQCITADNRGVGQSDKPSGDYTSAMMADDYANLMDGLGIQQAHIVGCSMGSIIGQQLAIRHPEKVKSLVLMCSWARCDNYAKSIFSHMQQTKAHLTPAAFMEWIQLLIFHKRSWDDPEMLESMIEGRENAAEDPNPQPLHGLQGQAAACIHHDTLNQLEQIQAPALVIGGAEDIFTPAWMAEEIDAKLSNSTLHLYPESGHAFHWENLEDFNQRVAHFINSNN, from the coding sequence ATGCCTATCCACTCCACCCACCAGTTTAACATGCACTATGAAGTGCATCAGCAGAGCAATACATCTCAAACACCTGTGATCTGCATTATGGGTATCACAGCCCCGGGATCCGTCTGGGAGGCGCACGTAGAGGTATGGAGTCAACAATTCCAATGTATCACTGCGGACAACCGAGGTGTCGGACAAAGCGATAAGCCGTCCGGCGACTACACCAGTGCCATGATGGCCGACGATTATGCCAACCTCATGGACGGGCTAGGTATTCAACAGGCTCATATTGTTGGATGCTCAATGGGTAGTATCATCGGTCAACAATTGGCAATCAGACACCCGGAAAAAGTCAAAAGCCTGGTTTTAATGTGCTCATGGGCTCGATGCGACAACTATGCCAAGTCGATCTTCTCACACATGCAGCAAACCAAAGCCCATCTCACTCCGGCTGCATTCATGGAATGGATCCAACTGCTCATTTTTCATAAACGAAGCTGGGACGATCCGGAAATGTTGGAATCGATGATCGAAGGTCGTGAAAACGCAGCCGAAGACCCGAACCCGCAACCGTTGCACGGACTACAAGGACAAGCAGCGGCATGCATCCACCACGACACACTCAATCAACTTGAACAAATCCAAGCACCTGCTTTAGTGATCGGTGGTGCCGAGGACATCTTCACCCCAGCTTGGATGGCAGAGGAAATTGATGCCAAACTATCAAACAGCACCCTCCACCTTTATCCGGAGTCCGGACATGCGTTTCATTGGGAAAACCTGGAGGACTTCAATCAACGGGTGGCTCATTTTATCAACAGCAACAACTAA
- a CDS encoding sugar phosphate isomerase/epimerase family protein has translation MKFGNECYTWFMKESGKFWNNQLDHMIEVTAQAGMTGIEPIHSWMGDLSDPEKLKDSLQSHGIELAAIAFVQDWNQPEETDQEKQEAQETIELLKHFPGAVLCTVQMPTGRHDLKQRRKNLVANVNAVSRRATEAGVPCSFHPNSPETSTNRTEEDYTVILEGLDATVTGWTPDVGHIINGGMDPLKKMKQYSELINHVHYKDWDGQPEFALMGEGKVDLTGITQWLHDQDYKGWIICEDEAPQAVDDPDGVTIHDGQWIRETLIPSIH, from the coding sequence ATGAAATTTGGCAACGAATGTTACACCTGGTTTATGAAGGAATCAGGGAAGTTCTGGAATAACCAACTCGATCACATGATCGAAGTCACCGCCCAGGCAGGCATGACGGGGATCGAACCCATTCACTCCTGGATGGGCGATCTATCAGACCCCGAAAAACTCAAAGACAGCCTGCAAAGTCATGGTATCGAACTCGCAGCCATCGCCTTTGTCCAAGACTGGAACCAGCCAGAGGAAACGGATCAGGAAAAACAGGAAGCTCAAGAAACCATCGAGCTTCTCAAGCACTTTCCCGGGGCGGTGCTCTGCACAGTGCAAATGCCGACCGGCAGACACGACTTGAAGCAACGCCGCAAGAACCTGGTAGCCAATGTCAACGCCGTTTCCCGACGAGCTACGGAAGCGGGAGTGCCTTGCTCCTTCCACCCGAACTCACCTGAGACGTCGACCAACCGAACCGAAGAAGATTATACCGTCATTCTGGAAGGACTCGATGCCACAGTCACTGGTTGGACTCCCGATGTGGGTCACATCATCAATGGTGGTATGGACCCACTCAAAAAAATGAAGCAATACAGCGAGCTCATCAATCATGTTCACTACAAGGACTGGGACGGTCAACCTGAGTTTGCCCTCATGGGTGAGGGCAAGGTCGACCTCACAGGTATTACCCAGTGGCTGCATGACCAGGATTACAAAGGCTGGATTATTTGCGAAGACGAGGCACCCCAGGCGGTCGATGATCCTGACGGTGTCACAATCCACGACGGCCAATGGATTAGAGAAACACTCATCCCATCCATTCATTAA